Proteins from one Anomalospiza imberbis isolate Cuckoo-Finch-1a 21T00152 chromosome 33, ASM3175350v1, whole genome shotgun sequence genomic window:
- the LOC137463999 gene encoding serine/threonine-protein kinase pim-3-like, whose translation MVLERPKRSQDLHHFIRARGFLSEEVARDLFRQVLEAVQHCTSCGVLHRDIKPQNILADLATGQAKLIDFGCGTYLQDTAYTRFAGTPSYSPPEWIHFGFYYGKPATIWSLGILLHQMVCGEHPFRRSQNISWDYQLSLPRRLSQGGSSSLATGAMPVLGDSSSS comes from the exons atggtgctggaacgcccgaagcggtctcaggacctgcatcatttcattcgggcacgggggttcctgtccgaggaggtggcacgggatctgttccgccaggtgctggaggccgtgcagcactgcaccagctgtggagtcctgcacagggacatcaaaccacagaacatcctggCTGACCTGGCCActgggcaggccaaattgattgactttggctgtggcacctacctgcaagacacagcctacactcgctttgcag gaacaccgtcctacagccccccggaatggatccactttggattttactacggcaagccagctaccatctggtccctgggcatcctgctgcaccagatggtctgcggggagcaccctttcaggaggagccagaacatcagctgggactatcagctctcgctgccacgacggctctctcaaggtggatcctcatctctggccacgggggcaatgccagtgctgggagacagcagcagctcgtga